In Haloimpatiens massiliensis, the following are encoded in one genomic region:
- a CDS encoding helix-turn-helix transcriptional regulator encodes MLGDNVRLLRKERGMSVNKLSKVSGVSLGFISDIENDKTNPSIPTLEKIAKALDVKVELFFKEDLAETIGKPVTQEKIREWDNSLDKITTQEEKIKYLESIVDFADPKEAVQFLLKQPSIMGFGGFDVNQMSDDEVVEFANELLRQLKLISYKYKK; translated from the coding sequence TTGTTAGGAGATAATGTAAGATTATTAAGAAAAGAAAGAGGAATGAGTGTAAATAAGTTGTCAAAGGTTTCTGGGGTATCATTGGGTTTCATTAGTGATATTGAAAATGATAAAACTAACCCATCTATACCAACATTAGAAAAAATAGCTAAAGCGTTAGATGTGAAAGTTGAACTATTCTTTAAAGAGGATTTAGCTGAAACAATTGGTAAACCCGTAACACAAGAAAAAATAAGAGAATGGGATAATAGTTTAGATAAAATTACTACTCAGGAAGAAAAAATTAAATATTTAGAATCTATAGTAGACTTTGCTGATCCAAAAGAAGCAGTTCAATTTCTTTTAAAACAACCTTCCATTATGGGCTTTGGTGGATTTGACGTAAATCAAATGAGTGATGATGAAGTTGTAGAATTCGCAAATGAACTATTAAGACAACTCAAACTGATAAGTTATAAATACAAAAAATAA
- a CDS encoding helix-turn-helix domain-containing protein: MIKFFRKEKGLTVKKLSEISGVAVGYLSDLENNKSNNPTKEVMENIAAALGQTVPEIFYP; this comes from the coding sequence ATGATTAAATTTTTTAGAAAAGAAAAAGGTTTAACGGTAAAAAAACTTTCTGAAATATCTGGTGTAGCAGTTGGATATTTAAGTGATTTAGAAAATAATAAGAGTAATAATCCAACAAAGGAAGTTATGGAAAATATAGCAGCTGCGCTTGGACAAACTGTTCCAGAAATATTTTATCCATAA
- a CDS encoding histidine kinase: protein MNKLLTQKDLAERWQVSVKAIESYRQQGILTPIEGIPSIRFNPQHIAELEGTRIERFSPLERRRMEREMEVLKQENEKLKGILSQTLANLAPVINL from the coding sequence ATGAATAAACTTCTAACACAAAAAGACTTGGCTGAGAGGTGGCAAGTTAGTGTAAAGGCCATAGAAAGCTATAGACAGCAAGGAATATTAACTCCAATAGAAGGAATACCAAGCATACGTTTTAATCCACAACACATTGCAGAATTAGAGGGTACTAGAATAGAAAGATTTAGTCCACTGGAGCGTAGACGTATGGAAAGAGAAATGGAAGTTCTTAAACAAGAAAATGAAAAGCTTAAAGGCATATTAAGCCAAACATTGGCTAACTTAGCACCTGTAATTAATTTGTAG
- a CDS encoding antA/AntB antirepressor family protein has protein sequence MNKLINIQDRNGKQLVSAKELYLGLGLDKSNWSRWYQRNIWNNEFFKLNIDWIGVRHYDEGNEIQDFAITLEFAKHIAMMARTEKSHEYRNYFIECEKRIKEQQKPTCIEDVLIQSLQEMKDIKQQLNQVSNNALQATRRAEETKEEVQAIRDVITLNPHSWRKESSNLINKMALNMGGYEHIKPIREKSYALLEQRMGVQLSIRLVNKRRRMADEGVCKSRRNKLNKLDIIADDKKLIEGYLAIVKDMAIKSGI, from the coding sequence ATGAATAAATTAATAAACATACAGGATAGAAATGGTAAGCAGCTAGTAAGTGCAAAGGAATTATATTTAGGACTAGGATTAGACAAATCCAATTGGTCAAGGTGGTATCAAAGAAATATATGGAATAATGAATTTTTTAAATTAAACATTGATTGGATAGGGGTTCGTCATTATGACGAAGGCAACGAGATACAAGATTTTGCAATAACTTTAGAATTTGCAAAACATATAGCAATGATGGCTAGAACTGAAAAATCACATGAATATAGAAATTACTTTATCGAGTGTGAAAAAAGAATTAAAGAGCAGCAGAAACCTACATGTATAGAAGATGTACTTATACAGAGCTTACAGGAAATGAAGGACATCAAACAACAATTAAACCAGGTTAGTAACAATGCACTACAAGCTACTAGAAGGGCAGAGGAAACCAAAGAAGAGGTACAAGCTATAAGAGATGTGATAACTCTTAACCCACATAGCTGGAGAAAAGAATCTTCTAATTTAATAAATAAGATGGCTTTAAATATGGGTGGATATGAACATATAAAACCAATTAGGGAAAAAAGTTATGCATTATTAGAACAAAGAATGGGAGTACAGCTATCAATAAGACTTGTAAATAAACGTAGGAGAATGGCAGATGAAGGTGTTTGTAAATCTAGGAGAAATAAACTTAATAAATTGGATATTATAGCTGATGATAAAAAACTTATAGAAGGATATCTTGCAATAGTTAAAGATATGGCAATTAAATCTGGTATATAG
- a CDS encoding helix-turn-helix domain-containing protein, whose protein sequence is MSLAESLFEYEKTIETLKIENQSLKDRVTFLENMIPLTLRNQSLNLELLTVSEVAERLKVNKNSVYELINKGYLKSLKLGSIKVPIEELNNFIERSKECEINL, encoded by the coding sequence ATGTCACTAGCTGAGAGCTTATTTGAATATGAGAAAACTATAGAAACTCTAAAAATAGAAAATCAATCGTTAAAAGACAGAGTTACATTTTTAGAAAATATGATTCCATTAACATTAAGAAATCAATCTCTAAATTTAGAATTGCTTACAGTTTCTGAAGTTGCTGAAAGGTTAAAAGTTAATAAGAATTCAGTTTATGAATTAATTAATAAAGGTTATCTAAAAAGTTTAAAACTAGGATCTATTAAAGTTCCGATAGAGGAACTAAATAATTTTATTGAGAGAAGTAAGGAATGTGAAATAAATTTATAG
- a CDS encoding DUF2800 domain-containing protein: MAKHAILSASGASRWLACPPSARLEENYPNKSSEFAKEGTLAHELGELGLQKNLGLITTRKYNSEVKKIEANELFTKDMPYYVEIYLDTCMEKVAEAEAKTPDALFKIEQKLNFSEWVPEGFGTGDFVIIADGTMEICDLKYGKGVPVSAIGNEQMRLYALGAITEFSFLYDIEKVKMTIIQPRLDSISTDEITTEKLLEWAEEYVKPTAQLAYEGKGEFCAGDHCKFCRAKAVCKARADKNMELAKYDFQEPNALDYEDIAFILGRADELVKWATDVKDYALEKALEGEEFPGWKVVEGRSNRKWKDEDKVGEVLLGQGFLENIIYTKKLTGITNMEKAIGKKEVNRLLGDYIIKPQGKPTLAPEGDKRPVYNSAEADFK, encoded by the coding sequence ATGGCAAAACATGCAATATTGAGTGCTAGTGGTGCAAGCAGATGGCTCGCTTGTCCTCCTAGTGCTAGATTAGAAGAAAACTATCCTAATAAAAGTAGTGAATTTGCTAAGGAAGGGACACTTGCGCATGAGCTTGGAGAGTTGGGGCTACAGAAAAATTTAGGACTTATAACTACAAGGAAATATAATTCAGAGGTTAAAAAGATAGAAGCTAATGAACTATTCACAAAGGATATGCCATATTATGTGGAAATTTATTTAGATACTTGTATGGAAAAGGTAGCAGAAGCTGAAGCAAAGACACCAGATGCATTATTTAAGATAGAGCAGAAATTAAACTTTAGTGAATGGGTTCCAGAAGGCTTTGGAACTGGGGATTTTGTAATAATTGCAGACGGAACAATGGAAATATGTGACCTTAAGTATGGTAAAGGTGTTCCGGTAAGTGCTATAGGGAATGAGCAAATGAGATTGTATGCATTAGGAGCTATAACAGAATTTAGTTTCTTGTATGACATAGAAAAGGTTAAAATGACTATTATTCAACCTAGATTAGATAGCATTAGCACTGATGAAATAACAACAGAAAAATTGCTTGAATGGGCGGAAGAATATGTTAAACCTACTGCTCAATTAGCTTATGAAGGTAAAGGAGAATTTTGTGCAGGAGACCATTGTAAATTCTGTAGAGCTAAAGCAGTGTGTAAAGCTAGAGCAGATAAGAATATGGAACTAGCTAAGTATGATTTTCAGGAGCCAAATGCTTTAGATTATGAGGATATAGCTTTCATTCTTGGTAGAGCAGATGAATTGGTTAAATGGGCCACAGATGTAAAAGATTATGCATTGGAAAAAGCGCTTGAAGGCGAAGAGTTCCCAGGTTGGAAGGTTGTTGAAGGTAGAAGTAATAGAAAGTGGAAGGATGAAGATAAAGTTGGCGAAGTACTTCTTGGACAAGGATTCTTAGAAAATATTATATATACTAAAAAACTTACTGGAATTACAAACATGGAAAAGGCTATAGGTAAAAAAGAAGTTAATAGACTTCTAGGAGATTATATTATAAAACCTCAGGGCAAACCTACATTAGCACCTGAAGGTGATAAAAGACCAGTTTATAATTCTGCAGAAGCAGATTTCAAATAA
- a CDS encoding DUF2815 family protein has translation MIKAKRTGTKVTTGKVRLSYANLFEPRAMEGQDPKYSVSVIIPKTDKETLQAIKEATNEAKEQGKGKFGGKVPANLKTPLRDGDIDRPDDEAYAGCYFLNANSKNKPGVVDKDVQPILDATEVYSGCYARLTLNFYAYSASGNKGIACGLGNVQKLEDGEPLGGFTRAEDDFEAVGGTAEDDFLG, from the coding sequence ATGATAAAAGCAAAAAGAACAGGCACAAAGGTAACTACAGGAAAGGTTAGATTAAGTTACGCAAATTTATTTGAGCCAAGAGCTATGGAAGGACAAGACCCAAAATACAGTGTAAGCGTAATAATTCCTAAAACTGATAAAGAAACACTACAAGCTATCAAAGAAGCCACTAATGAAGCTAAAGAGCAAGGCAAAGGTAAGTTTGGTGGCAAAGTACCTGCTAATCTAAAAACACCATTAAGGGATGGTGATATAGATAGACCAGATGATGAAGCTTATGCAGGTTGTTACTTCTTAAATGCTAATAGTAAAAATAAGCCAGGAGTAGTTGATAAAGATGTACAACCTATATTAGATGCTACAGAAGTATACAGTGGCTGTTATGCAAGACTTACACTTAACTTCTATGCATACAGTGCAAGTGGTAATAAAGGCATTGCTTGTGGATTAGGTAACGTGCAAAAGCTAGAAGATGGAGAGCCATTAGGTGGATTTACTAGGGCAGAAGATGACTTTGAAGCAGTTGGAGGAACTGCAGAAGATGACTTCTTAGGTTAA
- a CDS encoding DNA polymerase, giving the protein MRTLGIDVETYSSVDIAKAGAYKYCESPDFEILLFAYAFDDDPVQIVDFAQDEELPQEVVEALDNPTILKTAFNANFERNAISNDMYFPNGMPPEQWECTMIKALTLGLPGSLDMVGKALKFEDDKQKMKEGKSLIQYFCKPCKPTKTNGKRTRNLPKHDLEKWELFKKYCKRDVEVERNIRKLLSRYETLEEEQELWQLDQHINDRGINTDLTLIEKAIECDTDYTKRLMHVATKLTGLENPNSPAQIKKWICARVGHEIKSLNKTSIPGLIEEAESLEKHEVIQMLELRKLMAKTSIKKYETMQNARCIDGRVRGLLQFYGANRTGRWAGRLVQVQNLPQNHLPDLDDARNFVREGKFDTVEFLYDSIPDTLSQLIRTAFIPGDGNRFIVSDFSAIEARVIAWFAGEQWRQEVFKNNGDIYCASASQMFRVPVEKHGINGHLRQKGKIAELALGYGGSVGALTSMGALNMGLKEEELKPLVDSWRSANPSITKLWWDVDKAAKKAIKERTTVCMQYGLKFIYDPGVLFVQLPSGRKLAYIRPKIEPHETFSGDKITYEGMEQTSKQWTRINTYGPKLVENIIQATARDCLGVTMQRVEEAGYPIVMHVHDELVMDVPKEFGSLEDVNSIFAEPIEWAPGLLLNADGYECNYYMKD; this is encoded by the coding sequence ATGAGAACACTTGGAATAGACGTTGAGACCTATAGCAGTGTAGATATAGCTAAAGCAGGTGCTTATAAATATTGTGAGTCTCCAGATTTTGAAATACTACTATTTGCATATGCTTTTGATGATGATCCAGTGCAAATAGTAGATTTTGCACAAGATGAAGAACTACCTCAAGAGGTTGTAGAGGCACTTGATAATCCTACAATATTAAAAACTGCGTTTAATGCAAATTTTGAGAGAAACGCTATAAGTAATGATATGTATTTCCCTAATGGTATGCCACCAGAACAATGGGAATGTACTATGATAAAAGCTTTAACGTTAGGACTTCCAGGAAGTCTTGATATGGTGGGTAAGGCTTTAAAGTTTGAAGATGATAAGCAGAAGATGAAAGAAGGTAAATCATTAATTCAGTATTTCTGTAAGCCATGTAAACCTACTAAAACTAATGGTAAGAGAACTAGAAATCTTCCTAAACATGACCTAGAGAAATGGGAGCTGTTCAAAAAATATTGTAAGCGGGATGTTGAGGTAGAAAGAAATATTAGAAAGTTACTAAGTAGATATGAAACACTGGAAGAAGAACAGGAATTATGGCAACTGGACCAACACATAAATGATAGAGGTATTAATACGGATTTAACACTTATAGAAAAAGCTATTGAATGTGATACAGATTATACTAAAAGATTAATGCATGTAGCGACAAAGCTTACAGGACTTGAAAACCCAAATAGTCCTGCACAAATAAAAAAATGGATATGTGCTAGAGTTGGCCATGAAATAAAAAGTTTAAATAAGACTAGTATTCCAGGGCTTATAGAAGAGGCTGAAAGCCTTGAAAAACATGAAGTAATACAAATGCTAGAATTAAGAAAACTTATGGCCAAAACATCTATTAAAAAATATGAAACAATGCAAAATGCTAGATGTATTGATGGAAGAGTTAGAGGGTTGTTACAGTTTTACGGAGCTAATAGAACTGGCAGATGGGCTGGAAGATTAGTACAAGTTCAGAACCTTCCACAAAACCATTTACCGGACTTAGATGATGCTAGGAATTTTGTTAGAGAAGGTAAATTTGATACTGTAGAGTTTTTATATGATAGTATTCCAGATACTTTAAGTCAATTAATAAGAACTGCTTTTATACCTGGTGATGGTAATAGATTTATAGTTAGTGATTTCAGTGCTATAGAAGCAAGAGTAATTGCTTGGTTTGCTGGGGAACAATGGAGACAGGAAGTATTTAAGAATAATGGTGATATCTATTGTGCTTCAGCTAGTCAAATGTTTAGGGTACCCGTTGAAAAACATGGAATCAATGGCCACTTAAGACAAAAGGGAAAGATAGCAGAACTGGCTCTTGGTTATGGTGGAAGTGTAGGAGCTCTTACAAGTATGGGTGCTTTAAACATGGGTTTAAAAGAAGAAGAATTAAAACCACTGGTAGATAGCTGGAGAAGCGCGAACCCTAGTATTACAAAACTTTGGTGGGATGTAGATAAGGCTGCTAAAAAAGCTATTAAGGAAAGAACTACTGTATGTATGCAATATGGCCTTAAGTTTATATATGATCCTGGAGTTTTATTTGTACAATTACCTTCAGGTAGAAAGTTAGCATATATAAGACCCAAGATTGAACCTCATGAAACATTTAGTGGGGATAAGATAACCTATGAAGGTATGGAACAAACAAGTAAACAGTGGACTAGAATAAACACATATGGTCCTAAATTAGTAGAGAATATAATACAAGCTACTGCTAGGGATTGTCTAGGTGTAACAATGCAAAGGGTAGAAGAAGCAGGATACCCTATAGTAATGCATGTTCATGATGAATTAGTAATGGATGTACCTAAAGAGTTTGGAAGTTTGGAAGATGTTAACTCTATATTTGCTGAACCAATAGAATGGGCTCCGGGATTACTTCTAAATGCTGATGGATATGAGTGCAATTATTATATGAAGGATTAA
- a CDS encoding nucleoid-associated protein, protein MDKIRDISIQEAVLHVLDNNSDKPILNNYRIVLNDEVYRFILSHIERIFKDNDLKYALFKENPTVLKETSQNYLNGQVDLLKASKYIANSLFSFMKSDNSIPSCNLLVVSISTEYGPMLGILKLDYIKQYTHDIDFINDNVVIKIAPITTGLPTTKKVQKAAFIKPINSNQEYNLLVLDKGKISDEYGASYFTENFLGCLLIDNDRDNTRTFMNSLESWTRANLGENAVKAEHIRSFARNELKENKEINVYEFASKILPFEESRKNFISYMQDRDIEKIIVDKEYLEKRINKLKLKIDSDIEISITEEAYKDINRFEIKNNGDGSITFMIKNVEKYAEK, encoded by the coding sequence ATGGATAAAATTAGAGATATTTCAATACAGGAAGCAGTACTTCATGTACTAGATAATAATTCAGATAAACCTATATTAAATAATTATAGAATAGTACTTAATGATGAGGTATATAGATTTATTCTAAGTCATATTGAAAGGATATTCAAAGATAATGATTTAAAATATGCACTATTTAAAGAAAATCCTACTGTACTAAAAGAAACTAGCCAGAACTATTTAAATGGGCAGGTTGATTTGCTCAAAGCTTCAAAGTATATAGCTAATAGCTTATTTAGTTTTATGAAATCTGATAACAGTATACCATCTTGCAATTTATTGGTTGTATCAATTAGTACTGAGTATGGTCCCATGTTAGGAATACTTAAGCTTGATTATATTAAACAGTATACACATGATATTGATTTTATTAATGATAATGTAGTGATTAAAATAGCTCCTATAACAACAGGGTTACCAACTACTAAAAAAGTTCAAAAGGCTGCTTTTATTAAACCTATAAATAGTAACCAAGAATATAATCTTTTAGTACTTGATAAGGGTAAAATTAGTGATGAATATGGAGCAAGTTATTTTACAGAAAACTTCCTTGGATGCTTGTTAATTGATAATGATAGAGATAATACAAGAACTTTTATGAATTCGTTAGAGAGTTGGACAAGAGCTAACTTAGGAGAAAATGCAGTAAAAGCAGAACATATAAGAAGTTTTGCAAGAAATGAACTTAAAGAAAACAAAGAAATAAATGTATATGAATTTGCTTCAAAAATTCTACCATTTGAGGAAAGTAGGAAGAATTTTATTTCTTATATGCAGGATAGAGATATTGAGAAGATTATAGTAGATAAGGAGTATTTAGAAAAAAGAATTAATAAACTTAAGCTTAAAATAGACAGTGATATTGAAATTAGTATAACAGAAGAAGCTTATAAGGATATTAATAGATTTGAGATTAAAAATAACGGAGATGGCTCTATTACATTTATGATAAAAAATGTAGAAAAATATGCAGAGAAGTAA